One genomic window of Anaerofustis stercorihominis DSM 17244 includes the following:
- a CDS encoding PTS sugar transporter subunit IIB — protein MKTILVACGTGIATSTVAAKKCEGICKEAGIQVKTVQCKAAETASKVKVIKPDVIVGTTDIPGDIGDTPLLNGRCLLTGVGLKQFKEDLVNAVK, from the coding sequence ATGAAAACTATTTTAGTTGCATGTGGAACAGGTATTGCTACATCTACAGTAGCTGCAAAAAAATGTGAAGGAATTTGTAAAGAAGCTGGTATTCAAGTTAAAACAGTTCAATGTAAAGCTGCTGAAACTGCTTCAAAAGTTAAAGTTATCAAACCAGACGTAATCGTTGGTACTACTGATATTCCTGGAGACATCGGTGATACTCCACTTCTTAACGGTAGATGCTTACTTACAGGTGTTGGCCTAAAACAATTCAAAGAAGATTTAGTAAACGCTGTTAAATAA
- a CDS encoding PIG-L family deacetylase produces MKHSIIKKIGIIIFSYILIICVAFYFCDSIKENPTVRYSLKSISAGLDYEQRMFKGHSGKKSVERITKPFLTKKDLDKIDLKNVNKLMIVAHPDDETLWGGVHLIKDNYLVLCLTNGKATGNVRYDEINKVLNKTHDKGIILSYPDAYKLERVDWGKAGFIPYITEDIKTVLTYKKWDEIVTHNPEGEYGHIHHIYTNNITTKVYKKYINKNNLYYFTRYYKKGDLFKVEDKLKKLPQAEVDEKMDLLDLYASQPGAFVKYGQMIKYEKFINAKDFKNSI; encoded by the coding sequence ATGAAACATAGTATTATCAAAAAAATAGGTATAATTATTTTTTCTTATATCCTCATTATTTGTGTTGCTTTTTATTTTTGCGATAGTATCAAGGAAAATCCGACAGTCAGATATTCCTTAAAATCAATCAGTGCAGGACTTGATTATGAACAAAGAATGTTTAAGGGGCATAGCGGTAAAAAAAGTGTAGAAAGAATAACCAAACCTTTTTTAACGAAAAAAGACCTTGATAAAATAGACTTAAAAAATGTAAATAAACTTATGATCGTGGCTCATCCAGATGACGAAACTTTATGGGGAGGCGTTCATCTCATAAAAGATAATTATTTGGTATTGTGTCTGACTAACGGAAAAGCGACAGGAAACGTAAGATATGATGAGATAAACAAAGTATTAAATAAAACTCACGATAAAGGAATTATACTATCTTATCCCGATGCTTATAAATTAGAAAGAGTCGATTGGGGTAAAGCCGGATTTATTCCTTATATAACCGAAGATATTAAAACAGTTCTTACATATAAAAAATGGGATGAAATAGTAACTCATAATCCTGAGGGTGAATATGGACATATACATCATATTTATACCAATAATATAACAACAAAAGTATATAAAAAATATATAAATAAAAATAACTTATATTATTTTACAAGATATTATAAAAAAGGTGATTTATTCAAAGTAGAAGATAAACTAAAAAAGCTTCCTCAGGCTGAAGTAGATGAAAAAATGGACTTGCTTGATTTATATGCTTCGCAGCCGGGTGCATTCGTTAAGTACGGCCAAATGATTAAATATGAGAAATTCATAAATGCAAAAGACTTTAAGAATTCAATATAG
- a CDS encoding PTS sugar transporter subunit IIB codes for MKTILVACGTAIATSTVVAKKVERLCEQNDIEVKTVQCKAADAASRANEILPDLVIGTCDLPGNFPCKTLNGRAFLTGIKLKECIDELLEVLKN; via the coding sequence ATGAAAACAATATTAGTAGCCTGTGGAACAGCTATTGCTACATCTACAGTAGTTGCTAAAAAAGTTGAGAGACTTTGCGAACAAAACGATATTGAAGTAAAGACTGTTCAGTGTAAAGCTGCAGACGCTGCTTCAAGAGCAAATGAAATATTACCAGATTTGGTAATTGGTACATGTGATTTACCTGGCAACTTCCCTTGCAAGACACTCAATGGAAGAGCATTTTTAACAGGTATTAAACTTAAAGAATGTATCGATGAATTATTAGAAGTATTAAAAAATTAA
- a CDS encoding PTS galactitol transporter subunit IIC codes for MQVVTNAFSYIIDMGASVMMPIIFTILGLVMGAKFGEALRAGMTFGVGFIGLNAVIGIMSSTITPVAQALVDNLNFPLTTIDVGWAAGSAIAWSTEAVPFVFLAVIITNIIMIALGWTKTMDVDIWNYWHVLFSASAILLVCKGTALAWVFAIGQAVLMMGIIFIVADWTQADCVEVFGLDGISLPHIQSMCNCIVTYPLDKLLGMIPGVKDIHWTSEGIVEKLGLLGEPIMMGFIIGGFLSALSQFTAPEVNVGTAIQQILIVGMNIAAVLVLIPRMVALLMEGLMPISEMTQAFLEKRFPGRELYIGLDAAVATGHPFVISLGLLAIPIILVEAVILPWNTVLPLADLAALPFYVICAVLPNKGNLFRGLIEVIIMCIIYLTFSTYAGTVMTNLAGAANLTVPEGAAQLSNIALGAQWITWFPFMLAKMVCL; via the coding sequence ATGCAAGTTGTAACAAACGCGTTTAGTTATATTATAGACATGGGCGCATCAGTAATGATGCCAATCATCTTCACAATTTTAGGCTTAGTAATGGGTGCTAAATTCGGTGAAGCTTTAAGAGCTGGTATGACTTTCGGTGTTGGTTTCATCGGACTTAATGCTGTTATCGGTATTATGTCTTCTACAATTACACCGGTTGCACAAGCACTAGTAGATAACTTAAACTTCCCACTAACAACTATCGATGTTGGTTGGGCTGCAGGTTCTGCTATCGCATGGTCAACAGAAGCCGTACCTTTCGTATTCCTAGCAGTTATCATAACAAATATTATTATGATCGCTTTAGGTTGGACAAAAACAATGGACGTTGATATCTGGAATTACTGGCACGTATTATTCTCAGCATCAGCTATCCTTCTTGTATGTAAAGGAACAGCTTTAGCATGGGTATTCGCTATAGGTCAAGCAGTATTAATGATGGGTATAATCTTTATCGTAGCTGACTGGACACAAGCTGACTGTGTTGAAGTATTCGGTCTTGATGGTATCTCACTTCCACATATCCAATCAATGTGTAACTGTATCGTAACATATCCATTGGATAAATTATTAGGAATGATCCCTGGCGTAAAAGACATTCACTGGACAAGTGAAGGTATCGTAGAAAAGCTTGGTTTACTAGGTGAACCAATCATGATGGGCTTCATCATCGGTGGTTTCTTATCAGCATTATCTCAATTTACAGCTCCTGAAGTAAATGTAGGAACTGCAATTCAACAAATTCTAATCGTTGGTATGAATATCGCTGCTGTATTAGTTCTTATCCCTAGAATGGTTGCTCTATTAATGGAAGGTTTAATGCCAATCTCAGAAATGACACAAGCATTCCTTGAAAAGAGATTCCCAGGAAGAGAATTATACATCGGTCTTGATGCTGCCGTAGCTACAGGTCATCCATTCGTTATTTCATTAGGTCTATTAGCTATTCCTATTATCTTAGTAGAAGCAGTTATATTACCTTGGAATACAGTATTACCATTAGCTGACTTAGCTGCACTTCCATTCTACGTAATTTGTGCCGTATTACCTAACAAAGGTAACTTATTCAGAGGTTTAATAGAAGTAATTATTATGTGTATTATCTATCTAACATTCTCTACATATGCAGGTACAGTTATGACAAACTTAGCAGGTGCTGCTAACTTAACAGTTCCTGAAGGTGCTGCTCAATTATCAAACATCGCTCTTGGTGCTCAATGGATTACATGGTTCCCATTCATGTTAGCTAAAATGGTTTGTCTATAA
- a CDS encoding SDR family NAD(P)-dependent oxidoreductase: protein MLKGKVAIVTGAGTGIGKAIAELFGKNRADVVINYRSSEKSANEVKETIEKMGSKAITIKADISNYEDCVNLVNKTIEEFGHIDILVNNSGMGLSKNSILDITNEEYHKLMQINMDGTYYMTTLVLKQMEEQKTGGSIVSISSSAVEQPSSGNGAYAMSKAGVELLMRSVAQNHGINKIRCNIVAPGPTETDMVREFFSEEKRKRVTNEIPLRKFSEPAEIAQAVLFFASDMSSNVTGQKIHVDGGRTIR from the coding sequence ATGTTAAAAGGAAAAGTAGCAATTGTAACAGGTGCGGGAACAGGAATAGGAAAAGCAATAGCAGAGCTTTTTGGCAAAAACCGTGCAGATGTGGTTATTAATTATCGCTCAAGTGAAAAATCAGCTAATGAAGTAAAAGAAACCATTGAAAAAATGGGCTCAAAAGCAATTACAATAAAAGCGGATATTTCAAACTATGAAGATTGTGTTAATTTGGTTAATAAAACAATAGAAGAATTTGGACATATAGATATTTTGGTAAATAACTCGGGTATGGGTCTTTCTAAGAACAGCATACTGGATATAACTAACGAAGAATATCATAAACTTATGCAAATAAATATGGACGGAACATATTACATGACAACCCTGGTATTAAAACAAATGGAAGAACAAAAAACAGGCGGAAGTATTGTAAGTATTTCTTCATCTGCAGTAGAACAGCCAAGCAGCGGAAACGGCGCTTATGCAATGAGTAAAGCTGGTGTTGAATTATTAATGCGCTCAGTTGCACAAAATCATGGTATCAATAAAATAAGATGCAATATAGTTGCTCCGGGACCTACAGAAACAGATATGGTCAGAGAATTTTTCAGCGAAGAAAAGAGAAAAAGAGTTACAAACGAAATCCCTCTAAGAAAATTTTCAGAACCAGCAGAAATTGCTCAAGCAGTACTATTCTTTGCCAGTGATATGTCAAGTAATGTAACAGGTCAAAAAATCCACGTTGACGGTGGCAGAACAATAAGATAA
- a CDS encoding SDR family NAD(P)-dependent oxidoreductase — translation MEEKLLGKVALITGAARGIGREYALRLAKLGADVVITDLDIKASKFKEEDVLAPTVKEEIEVLGRKSMAFEGDATDDEFGKMVIEEVIKEFGHIDILINNVGGTGGAGPALATEMETDKFVHALHINLLSAFIFCKYAGKQMKAQKSGKIINISSVGGSVPLFITQAHYSAGKAGVDALTRMFALELAPYGVNVNAVAPGYIHTVKWDAHFEEQFKELTEKVPMGRLGTTEDCAKVIEFLATDLSDYMTGQVLYIDGGLKTLNPSSSKVNLY, via the coding sequence ATGGAAGAGAAACTTTTAGGAAAAGTTGCCTTAATAACAGGGGCAGCAAGAGGAATAGGAAGAGAATACGCTTTAAGACTTGCTAAGCTCGGAGCAGATGTAGTAATTACGGATTTAGACATAAAAGCCTCTAAATTCAAAGAAGAAGATGTATTGGCTCCTACAGTAAAAGAAGAGATTGAAGTACTGGGAAGAAAGTCAATGGCATTTGAAGGTGATGCAACAGATGATGAATTCGGAAAAATGGTAATTGAAGAAGTAATAAAAGAATTCGGACATATTGATATTCTCATTAATAATGTAGGCGGAACGGGAGGAGCCGGTCCTGCTCTTGCAACAGAAATGGAAACAGACAAATTTGTACACGCACTACATATAAATCTTTTATCTGCTTTTATTTTCTGCAAATATGCGGGTAAGCAAATGAAAGCACAAAAGAGCGGCAAAATAATAAATATTTCATCTGTAGGAGGTTCTGTTCCACTATTTATCACTCAGGCACATTACTCTGCAGGAAAAGCCGGAGTAGATGCTCTGACAAGAATGTTTGCTCTTGAACTTGCGCCTTACGGAGTAAATGTAAATGCGGTTGCACCGGGCTACATACACACGGTTAAATGGGATGCACACTTTGAAGAACAATTTAAAGAATTAACTGAAAAAGTACCTATGGGAAGACTTGGAACTACAGAAGACTGTGCGAAAGTAATCGAATTTTTAGCAACTGATTTATCTGATTATATGACAGGACAAGTGCTTTATATTGACGGAGGACTAAAAACACTTAATCCGTCTTCATCAAAAGTCAACTTATATTAA
- a CDS encoding CHAP domain-containing protein, with protein MKKKIISTVLTIICLMTFLWTPATVSANKSTQQKLNETQKQIKNKNSDLKSASNEADKLSKEIKSFDSKISKLNQNIEEQEDKRSKVEKSLSKAKEELEKAKKEKEKYKTVFDERMKVMYMYGDTGYLDIIFSSEGISDLLNNISNYKDLVTYDQNIINRLQKAENKISAETAKISANKKELDDLIKKLKTNKEDLDVLKAAKDRQLTDTNEDLRGVKEQLDILQKEADELNDKLYEENMKKQSNYSKGDPGTYGTGRKAILNVARAQIGNYGGQKFWSWYGFNYRVSWCACFVSWCANQAGYLRSGTIPKFSYVDNGANWFRSRGRWQGRNYTPRGGDIIFFDWDGNGVGNHVGIVESVSGGVVNTIEGNSSDACRRRSYSIGSWNIMGYGVPNY; from the coding sequence ATGAAGAAAAAAATTATTTCAACTGTTTTAACTATAATTTGTTTGATGACTTTTTTATGGACACCTGCGACAGTGAGTGCGAATAAGTCTACACAGCAAAAACTCAATGAAACACAAAAACAAATTAAAAATAAAAACTCTGATTTAAAAAGTGCTTCAAATGAAGCTGATAAGCTTTCAAAAGAAATCAAAAGTTTTGACAGTAAGATTTCTAAATTAAATCAGAATATTGAAGAGCAGGAAGATAAACGAAGCAAAGTAGAAAAATCTCTTTCAAAAGCTAAAGAAGAGTTAGAAAAAGCAAAGAAAGAAAAAGAAAAGTATAAAACAGTCTTTGATGAGAGAATGAAAGTAATGTATATGTATGGAGATACTGGCTACTTGGATATCATTTTTTCATCTGAAGGTATTTCTGATTTATTAAATAATATATCAAATTATAAAGACCTTGTAACTTATGACCAAAATATAATCAATAGACTTCAAAAGGCTGAAAATAAAATTTCTGCTGAAACTGCAAAAATTTCTGCAAATAAAAAAGAATTAGATGATTTGATTAAAAAACTTAAAACAAATAAAGAAGATTTGGATGTTTTGAAGGCTGCTAAAGATCGTCAATTAACTGATACGAATGAAGATCTAAGAGGCGTTAAGGAACAGCTTGATATATTGCAGAAAGAAGCTGATGAACTTAATGATAAGCTATATGAAGAAAATATGAAGAAGCAAAGTAATTACTCTAAAGGTGATCCGGGTACTTATGGTACCGGCAGAAAAGCCATATTAAATGTTGCAAGAGCGCAAATAGGGAATTACGGCGGACAGAAGTTTTGGAGTTGGTATGGCTTTAATTATAGAGTATCATGGTGTGCTTGTTTTGTCTCATGGTGTGCTAACCAAGCGGGGTATTTAAGATCGGGTACAATACCTAAGTTTTCTTATGTGGATAATGGCGCAAATTGGTTTAGATCCAGAGGAAGATGGCAGGGAAGGAATTATACTCCGAGAGGAGGAGATATTATTTTCTTTGACTGGGACGGTAATGGCGTCGGAAATCATGTCGGAATAGTTGAGAGTGTTAGCGGAGGAGTTGTGAATACAATAGAAGGTAATAGCTCTGATGCCTGCAGAAGAAGATCTTATTCTATTGGGTCATGGAATATAATGGGATATGGTGTTCCTAATTATTAA
- a CDS encoding ATP phosphoribosyltransferase regulatory subunit encodes MLHREDNTQKKYAFLKDTLSMFYKKYGYEQITIPMFMPYELYKKFNFSHQNEELKLIDGNGNILVIRADATFHVLKTVSTLKSKENEKYFYEAKVFRNMNKDYTLDEINQTGVECFLKESDIVDSDIIALAINSLFALGIKDIRLDLSHADFVYALIEEIDEIKKDEVEIVHKFIEQKNRDDLISYLDKKNVDIKYKDKLIDICMLFGDFEEVINKARTIAINDKMNDALDKIEGVYNILKLYDLDKYVYLDLGFTNAMNYYSGIMFKVYSIDAGGEIINGGRYDRLARKIAGRSGACGFSQNLDLTAQILSDNNDDFFSVDYLIYSIKEDIKKGIDMSKQLRAKGYNVSLMEGKNFKVVDRKKNRNLKREEIVNLIGE; translated from the coding sequence ATGTTACATAGAGAAGATAACACACAAAAAAAATACGCATTTTTAAAAGATACGCTAAGTATGTTTTATAAAAAATATGGTTATGAGCAGATAACTATACCTATGTTTATGCCATATGAATTATATAAAAAATTTAATTTTTCACATCAGAATGAGGAATTGAAATTAATAGACGGAAACGGAAATATTTTGGTGATAAGAGCTGATGCTACTTTCCATGTTTTAAAGACAGTCTCAACACTTAAAAGCAAGGAAAATGAAAAATATTTTTATGAAGCAAAAGTATTCAGAAATATGAATAAAGATTATACTTTAGATGAAATCAATCAAACCGGAGTAGAATGTTTTTTAAAGGAAAGCGATATCGTGGACAGCGATATCATAGCGCTTGCAATAAACAGCCTTTTTGCCCTTGGTATTAAAGATATAAGACTTGATTTATCACATGCCGATTTTGTATATGCATTGATTGAGGAAATCGACGAAATCAAAAAAGATGAGGTAGAGATAGTCCATAAATTTATTGAACAAAAAAACAGAGATGATTTAATAAGTTATCTCGACAAGAAAAATGTTGATATAAAATATAAAGATAAGTTAATTGATATTTGTATGCTTTTCGGAGATTTTGAAGAAGTCATAAATAAAGCAAGAACCATAGCAATAAATGATAAGATGAACGATGCACTTGATAAAATAGAGGGCGTTTATAATATTTTAAAACTTTATGATTTGGATAAATATGTTTATCTTGATTTGGGCTTTACAAATGCTATGAATTATTACAGCGGTATCATGTTTAAAGTGTATTCCATAGATGCCGGAGGAGAAATCATAAACGGTGGAAGATATGACAGACTTGCAAGGAAAATTGCGGGAAGAAGCGGAGCCTGCGGGTTCAGTCAAAATCTTGATTTGACAGCTCAGATTTTATCTGATAACAATGATGATTTCTTCAGTGTCGATTATTTGATTTACTCTATCAAAGAAGACATAAAAAAAGGAATCGATATGTCAAAACAGTTAAGAGCTAAGGGATATAACGTTTCTTTAATGGAAGGTAAAAATTTCAAAGTTGTCGACAGAAAAAAGAACAGGAATTTAAAAAGAGAAGAAATCGTGAATTTGATAGGAGAATAA
- a CDS encoding PTS sugar transporter subunit IIB: MITVLVVCGSGVATSTLASEKLKSLCKDENIEIDTYQCKTSDAKARKKMIDPDIIVTTTNMNEEFDIPVINGKALISEVGIKEFKLEFFEAMVKLLGSKSSSVQNG, encoded by the coding sequence ATGATTACTGTATTAGTTGTATGCGGAAGCGGTGTCGCAACATCGACTTTAGCATCTGAAAAATTAAAGTCGTTATGTAAAGATGAGAACATAGAAATTGATACATATCAATGCAAGACCTCTGATGCAAAAGCCAGAAAAAAAATGATTGATCCTGATATTATAGTTACTACTACAAATATGAATGAGGAGTTTGATATACCCGTCATTAACGGAAAAGCGTTGATTTCAGAGGTTGGCATTAAAGAATTTAAACTTGAATTCTTTGAAGCTATGGTAAAATTATTGGGCTCTAAATCAAGTTCGGTACAAAACGGTTAA
- the hisC gene encoding histidinol-phosphate transaminase translates to MSIKDLVVPALKDYEYYKAAGQDYRIILNANEHYQNFLGTKLQDDFIDRMKSIDINRYPDPYANRLREKYASLIGVASENLIATSGSDEGITIINNTFMDKDDIAISYEPTFSMYKQAAILAKGKYIGLNSDKEDLSPDIDKLIEEANKNNAKIVYICTPNNPTGYLYSKDEIKKVIDNTKGLVIIDEAYIHFAEDDNMDLLNYSDRVIILRTLSKAFSGAGLRVGFIVANKEIINFLFAAKAPYNLSVTSQTAGEVLVDNHELIEEELKVIKKERDRIVNVLKNYKDILILPLNANFITIKTEKAKKLYEECEKRSISIRSYGDELENVVRITVGSKEENNEVIDVIKEVF, encoded by the coding sequence ATGAGCATTAAGGACTTGGTAGTGCCGGCTTTAAAAGATTATGAGTATTATAAAGCTGCGGGACAGGACTATAGAATAATTTTAAATGCTAATGAACATTATCAAAATTTCCTCGGAACAAAACTTCAGGATGATTTTATCGACAGAATGAAGAGTATAGATATAAACAGATATCCTGACCCTTATGCCAATAGACTCAGAGAAAAGTATGCTAGCCTTATTGGTGTAGCTTCGGAGAATTTGATTGCTACATCGGGTTCCGATGAAGGAATAACAATAATAAATAATACTTTTATGGATAAAGATGATATTGCCATAAGTTATGAGCCTACATTTTCCATGTATAAACAAGCTGCTATTTTAGCCAAAGGTAAATATATAGGTCTTAATAGTGATAAAGAAGATTTATCTCCCGATATAGATAAATTGATTGAAGAAGCAAATAAAAATAATGCAAAGATAGTTTACATATGTACTCCGAATAATCCAACGGGATATTTATATTCAAAAGACGAAATAAAAAAAGTAATAGATAATACCAAAGGGCTTGTGATTATTGATGAAGCATATATTCACTTTGCGGAAGATGACAATATGGATTTGCTTAATTACAGTGACAGAGTCATTATTTTAAGGACTTTGTCAAAGGCATTCAGCGGAGCGGGGCTTAGAGTAGGTTTTATTGTTGCAAATAAGGAAATAATAAACTTTTTATTTGCCGCAAAGGCACCTTATAATCTATCCGTTACCTCGCAGACAGCGGGAGAAGTTCTCGTAGATAATCATGAACTTATAGAAGAAGAATTAAAGGTTATAAAAAAAGAAAGAGACAGAATAGTAAATGTTCTGAAAAATTATAAAGATATCCTTATACTTCCACTTAATGCAAATTTTATAACGATAAAAACCGAAAAAGCAAAAAAACTGTATGAAGAATGTGAAAAAAGAAGTATCTCCATAAGGTCTTACGGAGATGAACTTGAAAATGTAGTAAGAATCACTGTAGGAAGTAAAGAAGAAAATAATGAAGTAATAGATGTGATAAAGGAGGTTTTCTAA
- the hisD gene encoding histidinol dehydrogenase has protein sequence MNIVDLRNEKNILSVVKEKLQRHGNKLNEVEKLVENIIIDVKENKDKALLRMMKDFDKVEVESLKVDKEDIKKAYENVDKDFLEVLKESKDNIEKYHKNQKYSHFDMDEGRKRLTQKVTPIERVGLYIPGGKSPYPSTVLMNAVPAKVAGVKEIALITPPNKEGKVNENILAAAYLCGVDEIYLSGGAGAIAALAYGTETIKPVYKICGPGNLFVAEAKRKVYGDVDIDMLAGPSEVLVIADEKSDPKFVAADLLSQAEHDENAACILVTTSEDLAGKVKEEVNNQLKELSKVDIATKSVENYGIIFVVDNIDEAFEVSNEIAPEHLELSLEEPFDYIDKVQNAGTVFMGEYTPEPVGDYFAGSNHTIPTSGKAKFYSPLSTYDFLKRTSIVYYSKEELTKQKDKIIKFANKEGLTAHAKAIERRFE, from the coding sequence ATGAATATAGTAGATTTAAGAAACGAAAAAAATATTTTAAGTGTTGTCAAAGAAAAGCTTCAAAGACATGGGAATAAGTTAAACGAAGTAGAAAAGTTAGTTGAAAATATAATAATAGATGTAAAAGAAAATAAAGATAAAGCCTTACTTAGAATGATGAAAGACTTTGATAAAGTAGAAGTTGAAAGTCTTAAAGTAGATAAAGAAGACATAAAAAAGGCTTATGAAAATGTTGATAAGGATTTTCTTGAAGTATTAAAAGAGAGTAAGGATAATATAGAAAAGTATCATAAAAATCAAAAGTATTCTCATTTTGATATGGATGAGGGAAGAAAAAGACTTACGCAAAAAGTCACACCTATCGAAAGAGTAGGGCTTTACATACCCGGAGGCAAAAGCCCTTATCCTTCCACCGTACTGATGAATGCGGTTCCCGCAAAAGTAGCGGGAGTAAAAGAAATAGCTTTGATAACGCCTCCTAATAAAGAAGGCAAAGTCAATGAAAACATATTGGCAGCAGCGTATCTTTGCGGTGTGGATGAAATTTATTTGTCGGGAGGTGCGGGTGCCATAGCCGCTCTTGCCTACGGTACCGAAACCATTAAACCTGTCTATAAAATATGCGGACCGGGAAATTTATTTGTTGCAGAGGCAAAGAGAAAAGTTTACGGAGATGTTGATATAGACATGTTGGCAGGCCCAAGTGAAGTCCTTGTTATTGCCGATGAAAAATCTGATCCGAAATTTGTAGCGGCTGATTTATTATCTCAGGCAGAACACGATGAAAATGCGGCTTGTATTCTTGTTACGACGTCAGAGGATTTAGCAGGTAAAGTAAAAGAAGAAGTTAATAACCAGCTTAAAGAATTATCTAAAGTTGATATCGCAACTAAATCGGTTGAAAATTATGGAATAATATTTGTCGTTGATAATATTGATGAAGCTTTCGAAGTTTCCAATGAAATTGCTCCGGAACATTTAGAATTATCTTTGGAAGAACCTTTTGATTATATAGATAAAGTACAAAATGCCGGAACAGTATTCATGGGAGAATATACTCCCGAGCCTGTAGGGGATTATTTTGCAGGTTCCAATCATACTATCCCTACATCTGGAAAAGCAAAATTTTATTCTCCGCTTTCAACATATGACTTTTTAAAAAGGACGAGCATAGTATACTATTCAAAAGAAGAGCTTACAAAACAAAAGGATAAGATAATAAAATTTGCAAATAAAGAGGGGCTAACCGCTCATGCAAAAGCCATTGAAAGGAGATTTGAATAA
- the hisG gene encoding ATP phosphoribosyltransferase, giving the protein MIKIAVAKGRVAKQAIKLFKEFGITFSEFDLNRKLILNSDDGSVQMVLVKPSDTPIYVETGVCDCGIVGKDILLEDNPDVYRLFPLNIGRCKMCVAGFKGTDIRNMKQIVAASKFVNTAKEYFDGLGIKAKIIKINGSVELAPLLNMSDVIVDIVESGVTLKENGLNVLEEIFDIYSVFIVNKASLKMKHSSLKPFIENLQKASDRMV; this is encoded by the coding sequence ATGATTAAAATAGCAGTAGCAAAAGGAAGAGTAGCTAAACAAGCTATTAAATTATTTAAAGAGTTTGGTATTACTTTTTCCGAATTTGATTTAAACAGAAAATTGATTTTAAACAGTGATGACGGAAGTGTCCAAATGGTTCTTGTTAAACCGAGCGATACGCCTATATATGTTGAAACCGGAGTTTGTGATTGCGGTATTGTAGGTAAAGATATTTTACTTGAAGATAACCCTGATGTATATAGATTGTTTCCTTTAAATATAGGTAGATGTAAGATGTGTGTGGCAGGATTTAAAGGCACCGATATAAGAAATATGAAACAGATCGTTGCGGCTTCAAAGTTTGTAAATACAGCTAAAGAATACTTTGACGGTCTTGGAATCAAGGCAAAGATCATAAAGATAAACGGTTCTGTTGAACTTGCCCCTCTGCTTAATATGTCGGATGTAATAGTTGATATAGTTGAAAGCGGGGTAACTTTAAAGGAAAACGGGCTTAATGTGCTTGAAGAAATTTTTGATATATATTCTGTTTTTATAGTTAATAAGGCCAGCCTTAAAATGAAACATTCATCTTTAAAGCCTTTTATAGAGAACTTGCAGAAGGCAAGCGATAGGATGGTGTAG